The following coding sequences are from one Candidatus Eisenbacteria bacterium window:
- a CDS encoding tetratricopeptide repeat protein, translating to MKKISLFGFPAAVTALLLLLPGLCLGAKKEKPLSPDELISKYEKLVISDSLNARNHFELANAYYDRDKPGDAEREYRTAIRLDPKLSEAYTNLGALLNEVGRASDAIEILQKVLIRNPKDPLARSNLGNTYYSEKRYSLAVSEFMRAIGDDPKCFQAYYNLGVAFADAGMYREARRMWEKVVLIAPDSPVAVTAKDNVKTVKELVGER from the coding sequence ATGAAGAAGATCTCATTATTTGGATTTCCGGCTGCGGTAACGGCGCTCCTGCTTCTCCTCCCGGGTCTTTGCCTTGGTGCCAAGAAGGAGAAACCGCTGAGTCCGGATGAATTGATCTCGAAGTACGAGAAACTCGTGATATCGGACAGTCTGAATGCACGCAATCATTTTGAGCTCGCGAATGCGTACTACGACCGGGACAAACCTGGAGATGCAGAACGCGAATACAGGACGGCGATCAGACTTGACCCCAAACTCTCTGAAGCTTACACGAATCTGGGGGCGCTTCTCAATGAAGTGGGCAGGGCTTCTGACGCAATTGAGATTCTGCAAAAAGTGTTGATAAGGAATCCGAAAGATCCGCTTGCAAGGAGCAATCTGGGAAACACCTACTACTCTGAGAAAAGGTATTCCCTGGCAGTGAGTGAATTCATGCGGGCGATAGGTGATGACCCCAAGTGCTTTCAGGCGTACTACAATCTCGGCGTTGCCTTCGCGGACGCGGGGATGTACCGGGAGGCGAGAAGGATGTGGGAAAAGGTCGTTTTGATTGCTCCTGATTCTCCTGTGGCAGTCACTGCGAAAGACAATGTGAAGACTGTCAAAGAGCTCGTTGGAGAGCGCTAG